In the genome of Bacteroidales bacterium, one region contains:
- a CDS encoding TonB-dependent receptor, with the protein MKGINFLCVSIFVFILINFDAKSQQYEEQDSSISNKVFKLGEITITALQEKSIIKAEENEQFNRLDVARSLDLLPSITLNNNGARNEATVYLRGYDLRQVPVYLDGIPIYVPYDGYLDLARFTIFDLSEIDISKGFSSILYGPNTLGGAINLITRKPKNKIEVTALAGVMSGDGYKGSVNIGTNLNKIYLQGGFSSLQQKYYPLSHDFDSVKTENGKARDNSYREDTKATIKMGFTPNKHDEYSISYIYQHGEKGNPIYTGNDPSIKVRYWQWPLWDKESIYFISKTTIRDKNYVKTRLFYDKFKNQLNSFDDATYTTQTKPYAFQSFYNDETMGASVETGTEFIPKNKLKLSVHLKNDKHSEHNLNEPIRHFQDNTFSFGVEDNFEWNNKLMVIPGISYNIRQSIVAEDYNATTKTISNFPNNHSNAFNIQIGVYYNFTAKQRISAIIAQKTRFATMKDRYSYKMGTAIPNVDLKPENALNYEFAYNGVFFEKLQVKPAVFYSRISDVIQNVYNVLPGKTQMQNAGNAEFIGAELSTTYDMAKNIKANLNYTYIERHNLTHPELKFTDVPNHKIMLSLCYKPLEQIEIVLSEEYNSERYSTSYGNKTSEFTLFNFRVAGKVWKYLYLEVGIDNVFDKNYYLSEGYPEQGRNFYGSLIYKFN; encoded by the coding sequence TATAAAAGCAGAAGAAAACGAACAATTTAATAGGTTAGATGTCGCTCGTTCATTAGACCTTTTGCCATCGATTACACTCAATAATAATGGTGCAAGAAATGAAGCAACTGTTTATTTGCGAGGATATGATTTGAGGCAAGTACCGGTTTATTTAGATGGTATTCCTATTTACGTCCCTTACGATGGTTATTTAGACCTAGCTCGTTTTACAATTTTTGATTTATCTGAAATAGATATATCAAAAGGTTTTTCTTCTATTTTATATGGACCGAATACACTGGGTGGTGCTATTAACCTTATAACCAGAAAACCCAAAAATAAAATTGAAGTAACCGCTTTAGCTGGAGTTATGAGCGGAGATGGCTATAAAGGTAGTGTTAATATCGGAACAAACTTAAACAAGATCTATCTTCAAGGAGGATTTTCGAGTTTACAACAAAAATATTATCCCTTGTCACATGACTTTGATAGTGTTAAAACAGAAAATGGCAAAGCAAGAGATAATTCATATAGAGAAGATACTAAAGCTACCATTAAAATGGGTTTTACACCTAATAAACATGATGAATATTCAATTAGTTATATTTATCAACACGGTGAGAAAGGAAATCCGATTTATACAGGAAACGATCCCAGTATAAAAGTGCGATACTGGCAATGGCCCTTGTGGGATAAAGAGAGTATCTATTTTATTTCAAAAACAACCATTCGAGATAAGAACTATGTAAAAACAAGACTTTTTTACGATAAATTTAAAAACCAACTTAATAGTTTTGATGATGCTACTTACACTACACAAACTAAACCCTATGCCTTTCAAAGTTTTTATAATGATGAAACGATGGGAGCATCGGTTGAAACCGGTACGGAGTTTATTCCGAAAAACAAACTTAAACTATCGGTTCACTTAAAAAACGACAAACATAGCGAACACAATCTAAACGAGCCTATAAGACATTTTCAGGATAACACTTTTTCTTTTGGTGTGGAAGACAATTTTGAGTGGAACAATAAGTTGATGGTGATACCCGGCATAAGTTACAATATACGCCAAAGTATCGTAGCCGAAGATTATAATGCTACAACAAAAACCATTTCCAATTTCCCCAACAATCATAGTAATGCTTTCAACATTCAAATAGGTGTTTATTATAATTTTACCGCAAAACAACGAATAAGTGCAATTATTGCTCAAAAAACTCGATTTGCCACTATGAAAGACCGATATTCTTATAAAATGGGAACCGCTATTCCAAATGTCGATTTAAAGCCTGAAAATGCACTCAATTATGAATTTGCTTATAATGGTGTATTTTTTGAAAAGCTACAAGTTAAACCTGCTGTCTTTTATAGCCGAATATCCGATGTTATTCAAAATGTTTATAATGTGCTTCCGGGAAAAACTCAAATGCAAAATGCTGGAAATGCCGAATTTATTGGAGCAGAGCTTTCTACTACTTATGATATGGCAAAGAACATTAAAGCAAATCTTAATTATACTTACATTGAACGTCATAATTTGACTCATCCGGAATTAAAATTTACAGATGTGCCTAATCATAAAATAATGCTGTCTCTGTGTTACAAACCACTTGAGCAAATTGAAATTGTTTTGAGCGAAGAATACAATTCAGAAAGGTATAGCACTAGTTATGGGAATAAAACTTCCGAATTTACTTTATTTAACTTTAGAGTTGCTGGCAAAGTATGGAAATATTTGTATTTAGAGGTTGGCATCGACAATGTTTTTGATAAAAATTATTATTTAAGCGAAGGTTACCCCGAACAAGGTAGAAATTTTTACGGTTCATTGATATATAAATTTAACTAA